The Metasolibacillus fluoroglycofenilyticus DNA segment AAAAAGATGAAGTAATTCAGTTCGCTGATGCCACAGGAGATTCCCTACAGCTCGCCCAAATTTCAGCAGCAAATAAGGAGGCAGAGCATATCGTATTTTGCGGAGTGCACTTTATGGCGGAAACAGCGGATATGCTAACAACTGACGAGCAGCATGTTTATTTACCAGATATGCGCGCAGGGTGCTCAATGGCTGATATGGCTGATATTTATCAAACAGAGCAAGCATGGCCGGTTTTACAAAAACTTTTCGGTGATACGATTATCCCTCTAACTTATGTTAATTCTACTGCCGCAATTAAAGCATTTACTGGTAGATACGGTGGGGCTTGCGTTACATCGTCCAATGCTAAAGAGATGGTTAAATGGGCATTCACGAAAAAGCAGCGCATTTTATTTTTACCTGACCAGCATTTAGGTCGCAATACGGCGTATGAGCTAGGCGTTCCGCTTGAGAATATGGCTGTTTGGAACCCACATAGCCAAAAGCTTGAAACAGAACAACCAATTGAAAATATTCAAGTGATTTTATGGAAAGGTCATTGCTCTGTCCATGAAGGTTTTACAGTTCAACACACAGCGATGATTCGTCAAACGTATCCCGAGATGCGCATTATCGTTCACCCTGAATGCAGTCGTGAAGTTGTAGCGGCAGCGGATGACGCAGGCTCGACAAAATACATTATTGATACAATTAACCAAGCGCCAAGTGGCTCATCTTGGGCAATTGGTACAGAAATGAACCTTGTGCGTCGCATTATCAAAGAGCATCCAGATAAGCATATTATTTCTTTAAACG contains these protein-coding regions:
- the nadA gene encoding quinolinate synthase NadA, which translates into the protein MSITNLLQQTSLLPEHYRTLSAAEMEARILKIKKSLGNKLFILGHHYQKDEVIQFADATGDSLQLAQISAANKEAEHIVFCGVHFMAETADMLTTDEQHVYLPDMRAGCSMADMADIYQTEQAWPVLQKLFGDTIIPLTYVNSTAAIKAFTGRYGGACVTSSNAKEMVKWAFTKKQRILFLPDQHLGRNTAYELGVPLENMAVWNPHSQKLETEQPIENIQVILWKGHCSVHEGFTVQHTAMIRQTYPEMRIIVHPECSREVVAAADDAGSTKYIIDTINQAPSGSSWAIGTEMNLVRRIIKEHPDKHIISLNENFCPCLTMNRIDLPHLLWSLESIAAGQPQNRIEVDENTAVEARISLDRMLARV